In Heteronotia binoei isolate CCM8104 ecotype False Entrance Well chromosome 21, APGP_CSIRO_Hbin_v1, whole genome shotgun sequence, the DNA window ATAGAATCCCCCCTTTGTCTTTGTATAACTCTGCAAAGTGCTTCTAAGAAACTCAGCTTGTGTCATACCACAGCACCCTCATAATTTCTTCATCCTTTTAAAGAACAGATACATTTGTAAATATACAGCAACCATAATCTCCATAGGGCTTTCATGCTCTGTGATTCTTATGCATTGATAACACATCAGTAATAAAATGAGTCATTAAAAGCTtgagaaggaagagaaacttgGATGCATTATAACTTAAGCAGTTACCTCCCCTATTATATCACAGTTATCAATACACACACAAGCCAAGTCCAGTTCTGATTCCAAACAGCAGCTGGGTTTTTGGGCCTAACGTTTGAATAATGTTGGCCTAATGTTTGAATGACAATACCAGGAACAGACCATGAAGTACAGTCATTCGACCAAAGCTTTTAGCTGCCATTTGATAATGGGAGCTTTTCATTTGGGGATGGTTTTGAGGGCAGCTGTAGAACAGCTACATttgtctgcagcagaacagctagactggagcccagtagcaccttagagtctgagaccaacaagatgtttGGGATGTAAGCTGTCAAAAGTCTGGAATTGGTATCTGActaaaggagctttgactctcgaaatcTTATACCCTGGGGCACATGAGCCTATCTGTGCATTTATCAAATCTCTAAGGGCTTCTAGCTGTTTCATTCGGGGAGGCTCCTAAGAACTCCCAAATGGCACACAGCTCTTTGTCACAGACCTTGATCTGAACAAAATGGATATTCATAATGTCCAGGGTGGTATCTCACAGCTAGCATGAATTGGATTTTCTTCTTTTATAACTATATTTTCTTTGAAATGTGTGATTTTTTGTGATCACTGATACATCTCCCTGGCTGCATGTTCCCAAGATAATTCTCATTCAGAggacaactctctctctctctctctctctctctctctcatattccTAATTACAAAGTACTGAGCTGAAGCTGCAGTAAAACAGCTTCAAAAACAAGCAGAGGAAAAGGCTGGTATAGAAGCTCAAAGCACTGagagcagttttaaaaaatgaagactaGCCTCAAAAAGTGTAGATGAGGTGTAATCTTTGGAGGATACATAACTTCAAAGTTGCCACTATGATTGTATTCACTGTCATACAGTACTGCAAGTTAGTGTTTGAATACTGCTTGTAAGACTAAGGAAACTGCATACCTGACCTAATGCATGATATATCTGCTGTCACTCTTCTTATTAATCCCAATGAACTTTGAAAGAGGCAGAATTTTGCTAGGTATCTTGGGATATATCTCAAAGTATATACACTGAATTACACTCCATCACCAGTTATGGAAGTATTTACTTTTTAATGTAAGTGTACTTTCAGATCTTTCCTCAACACCCATCTTTTCTGTGAAGCCTctgatagagaagaagaagaagatattggatttatatcccgccctccactccgaagagtctcagagcggctcacaatctcctttaccttcctcccccacaacagacaccctgtgaggtgggtggggctggagagggctctcacagcagctgccctttcaaggacaacctctgccagagctatggctgacccaaggccatgctagcaggtgcaagtggaggagtggggaatcaaacccggttctcccagataagagtccgcacacttaaccactacaccaaactggcttaaataTTTAGCCCTCACTCCCAATAGAAACAAAGCCAAAAATGATACACCTGCATTCACCCATATTTTTCATCTAGTGACAaattaaacattaggcaataaaAATATCAAAGCCTCTTCTGCCACCCAAATGATTATAGATTTCTTATGGAATCTTATCCCATAAGATTTCATGGAACAAGGCCACTTCTTCTGATGTGTCAGTCCCCATTGGGAGGCCAGCAGGTAGATGCACAGATAGACAGAGTCATGTGCATCTCTGCCAACTAGGcagggctggatcggggggggggggggggcagaagggggtgcttgcccggGCCCCAACCAAGGTGggttgggtatggagtccattgtattctttgggaccataagatataatggcccataagggggcatcattttttaattttgccccccccctcaaaaaacatgtagatccggtcctgcaacTAGGATACACCTTCACACATTTGATAAAATGGACTCTAGTCCACCAAATCATCAGCTGGTACCCTAAGAGTTCAATGTTTTCCTGCTACTGCCCTTGTCCTTGTGACTCCTTTCCTTCTTTGTGTTGTTCTCCTGCTTGTTAAAATTTCGCCTGTAAGCCCTCTGGGGTAGAGACCTCTCGTTTTGATTGGTGAAGATCAGTGTACATCTTTGGTAAATGTGTTTACCAGCAGAACACAACACCAAGGTGCAAAGGAGACCTCTGAGAATTCCCTGCCCTCCGAAATAAACAGTACATGTCTGCTGGTGCCTGGCCGAAGTGCCTCGAACAAATCAATCCCGACCCCCTGGAAACCGTGGCTAATCTCTCCCGGCGGGATTCTAAGCCACCGGGCGGCGGCGCGGGGGGGAGGAATGCCCTCTGCCTGCCGCTGTTGCAGCCGCTTCCCATCCGTCTCGTTGTCGCACCCCCTGCATGCCCGCAACCAGCGGCGGGAAGacgcgccacccccccccccccccgggggccaGCGCAGAGCCCCGCCGCGGCCGCCACCGACCTGCCAGGCTGTTGTAGCAGTCGACCTCGATGCTCTCCAGCAGCCGCCTCTGCTCGTCGGTGAGcctggcggcgctgctggcggaGGCGGCAGAGGGGGCCTCGTCGCGGCGCTCCTCCTGGGCCAGCAGCAGCCCCTTCAGCTCCAGCAGCGCCCGGTGGTACTTGCCGATGGCTTCGCGGCATTTCTTCTCCTTGTAGCACTGAGCCCCTTGGCTCTTGAAGTCCAGCGCTCGCCGAATGAGCTCGTCCGGCTCCGCAGCGCCAGCCGCCTGGTTGCCACCGCCGCCGCCCAGGGCGCAGTGCCCGTCGCCTGCCGCCCGGCTGCTGGGATTCAGCTTCCCCGCGCCAGCTGAGCTCTTCCTCTCCATGCCCGCCTGGCTCTCCTTCGCTCCTCCTGCCTCGCACAGCACGGCGGCAGCGGGGTCGTCGGATCCAGCGGGCAACGCCaagcctcctccttcctccctcccttccctctgttGCCTTCCTTGCGAGAGGACTCAAAAGGCGGCGCAGCCTCCTGGCTTGATGGGGCTTGTGCCACCCCTTGGCTCGGCTGGGCTGCTGGCTCCCATGCTCCGGCTGATAGAGGAGTGCTGCCGCCGCCTCCCGTAACCTGCAGGGCGTCTGGCTGGCTCCCCTGCTGGGTGAAGATGGGGGCAATTATTACAAACCCGgaagaagctgctgctgctgcctgcacAGGGGCGGGCGGGGACGGTGAGGCCAGGCGAGGCGGGAAGCCCCCAGCCTGGGtttctggggggagggaaatctacTAGGTGAcgtaggcaaaaaagaaaaaaaacccacacacacaccccaaaaccaACCCAGCCGCACACGCACCTTCTTGATGTTTACAGCAAGGTACTTTTAAAGGGCCGGGCTTCTTTTTCTAGACAGCTGAGGGGATGAGGGGAACATTGAAGATGGGTCCATACCATGCCTATCTTGCGTGTGCTGCCTCACAGATACAAGGgagtggaaaaggaaaggttccctgtgcaagcaccagtcgttcccaactctggggtgaggttgctttcacaacgttttcacggcagactttttacggggtggtttgccattgccttccccagtcatctgcactttccccccagcaagctgggtacttattttaccaacctcagaaggatggaaggctgagtcaacctcaagcccactacctgaaaacccagcttccaccagggattgaactcaggtggtgagcagagcttagaactgcagtactgcagctttaacactctgccagGAGGCTCTTAACAGGGAAGTGAGTGCTATGTAAATAATGCCTGTGCGCTGTGGCTACAGACACCAACTCATGATGTGAGGTGCcttctggaaagctgctgcttgGAATTGTTTGGCTGGGGCCAGGATTGAAGGCGGGTGTCCACAGTTTGGTTCCTTTGTTCTCCCCCTGAGCATCTCCAAGAAAtacttttttgagggggaggaggTTGTCCTGCTAGCCTGCTTTTCCCCATTACCCGGGGAGGCCTCACATTTCTAAAACAGggatggtaagaacataagagacgccacattggatcaggccaatggcccatctagtccaacactctgtcacacagtggtcaaaaaaagaaaggaggttcacaagtggggctagaagcccttccactttgcccccccccctcccaagcaccaagaataccgagcatcactgccccagacagttccaataatacactgtggctaatagccactgatggacctctgctccatatttttatccaaacccctcttcaagctggctatgcttgtagctgccatcacctcttgcagcagtgaattccacatgttaatcaccctttgggtgtttCTCATTCCAGCCCATGACAGTGCAGTACATTCAGGAATGATACTTAAGCTCACAATATGAAATTCTGACATCAAAAGATTTCATATGTGTTccaaactagaatgtttaaatCCTCCTTATAACTAAAGTTACCTACATCCCCACTCCCTTGCTGGTCCTACTCCAGCCTCCTATTTCTACCAACCTGGCTATTTCAGAAGGTAGCCACATAACTCTCCTATTCCCCAAGAATCCATATGCTCCTATCTGCCCGGTTCCCTGAGTCCTATCCTCCATTGGGAGGCACATCGGTCTTGTTTCCATTTTGGTGGCCAGGGGGTGAGTGGGTTGCTATCCAATCAGGACTTGCCCAGCATGCCACAAGTGTATCCAGCCATTTCTCTGGACTGCTCCCATCACAATCTCCTGCCCTAAACCTAAGCCCAGCCTGCAGGCAAGAGAAATGTGAGGTGGGCATAGAGCATCATGCTGATTGCTCTATCCCATCACAATCAGAAAGCACTGTGCAAAAGCACAAGTGCCGACACCAATAAAGATCACAGAGAGCGACTCTGGTGGTTCCACTGTGAAGTGATGCATTTCAGAAACACCCTTAATGGGAAATTGTCCTCTGATCCACTGAAATTACTGTGCTGTTGTGGAAGTCCTGGGCATTTCAATATAGCTGCACATGACAACTTCCATATGGACTGAGCCCTGTACTAATTCATGTTATAACCAGTAAGTTTTGAAAGCAAAGCAAGcataagagactggatattaaaTAGATTTTACATAAGCCCATTTGATATGTGCAAGTCAGCCACCTTGCAAAAACCCACCAGCTCTACAGAAGAACCCTCTCTAGCAGCTGTGCACCATTCTCTTCCAGATTAGCATTTCCTCCTTATGGCCATATCTGTACCTGAAGTGTCTGTGCGAaccaaagctcataccttgaataaaactgttgccactggactctatgTTCTTGTCCCCTGAAGTTATTATCCCAAGACATAGCCTGGTCTCCAGTGTTTTCTGGCAGGGCCCTTGTTAAAGTTAATGCAACCCTATTCCCATGGTTTGCTTTTTGCTGTTATGATGCAGTTTGGTGTTGTAGTTCAAGTGTaggactaagatctgggacaTCCAGGTTCAAACCTCCATTCTTCCATGAagttttctgggtgaccttggcccagtcgtGTTCTTTCAGCCTAAAcgaactcacagggttgttgtgagggtaaaagggAAACAGATACACACTAACctaagttccttggaggaagggtgggatcaAAATGTTCCACATAAACAGGTAAAGCTTAACTGGCTAGGCCTGATCCAGAAATCATACAGGATGTTCTGTGTGTATACATGAACATGTGAATTAGACTATTTGCAAATAcagttatttgttgttgttgttcagtcacacagtcaagtccaactctttgcgaccccatgaacgccaggccctcctgtcttccaccatcctccgaagtctactcaaattcatgtttgttacatcagtaacgctgtccaaccatctcatcttttgccgtccccttcttcttttgccttctgtctttcccagcatcaggatcttctccagggagtgctcccttctcatttggtggccaaagtatttcagcttcagcatctgaccttccagggaacagtctgggttgatttcccttaggactgactgatttgatcttcttgcagtccaagggactctcaagattcttctccagcaccacagctcaaaagcatctattcttctgcactcagcctttcttatggtccaactctcacagccatacaacactactgggaataccatcgctttgactatatggacttttgttggcagggtgatgtctctactttttattatactgcctaggtttgccatagttgtccccccaaggagcaaacatcttttaatttcatgactatagtcaccatctgcagtgatcttggatcccaggaatgtgaagtctgtcactactttcatgtcctccccttctgtttgccaaggtgtgatgaggccggatgccatgatcttagtttttttgatgttgagtttcaagcctacttttgtactctcctctttcatcctcaacaagaggttctttaggtgctcctcactttctgccattagagtggtgtcatctgcatatctgaggttgttgatatttttcccaccaatcttaattccggcttctgcttcatccaggccagcattccgcatgatgtactctgcatataaattaaataagcagcgtgacaatatacattcttgtcaaactccttttcctattctaaaccaatcagttttcCCATATCCTGTTccgacagttgcttcttgacccttatacaggtttctcaggagacatgtgaggtggtctggtactcccatctctttaaggacttgccacagtttgttgtgatccacacaatcaaaggctttagtgtagaaatagatgtttttctggtactcccgtgatttctccataatccattgaatgttggcaatttgatctctagttcctctacctctccgaaatccagcttgaacttctggtagttcccgatcgacatactgctgaagcctagcttgtaggatctttatcATGACCtggctggcatgtgaaatgagtgcaatggtgcgatagtttgaacattccttggtactacccttctttgagattggaatataaactgatcttttccaatccttgtggccactgttgcgttttccaaatttgttgacataatgtgtgcatcactttaacagcatcatcttttaggacattgaatagctcaactgggataccgtcatctccacttgctttgttgttagtaatgttttctaaggcccatttgacttcacactccaggatgtctggctcgatgTCAGTGATTTCatcgtcatggttgtcaaggacattgagatccttcttgtataattcttctgtatattcttgccacctcttcctgatctcttctgcttctgctaggTCCCTATCATTTTTGTCCCTTAtaatggccatctttgcacgaaacactcccttgatttctccaattttcttgaagagatctcttgtccttcccattctattgttttcctctattgctttgcattgttcctttaggaaggtctccttatctctccttgctgttctctgaaaatctgcattcagttaggtgaatttttccttttcacctttgcctttcactttccttctttcctcagctatttgtaaagcctcatcagacagccactttgctttcttgcatttctttttctttgggatagtgctgattgctgccttctgtacaatgtcatgaacctccatccatagtttttcaggcactctatcaactctagttccttaaacctattcttcacctccactgtatattcataagggatgtgatcaaggtcaaacctgaatggcctaatggcttccccagttttcttccgtttaagtctgaattttgcaatgagtagctcatgatctgagctgcagtcagctccaggtcttgtttttgctgattgtaaggagcttctccatctttgactgcagagtatataatcaatctgatttctgtgttgcccatcaggtgatgtccacgcgtaaagttgccttttaggttgttggaagagggtgtttgctgtgaccagcttgttctcttgacaaaattctACTAGCTTTTGcctagcttcattttgttctccaaggccaaacttgtccattgttccagttaccttttgacctcctactttggcattcctgtcccctatgatgaggacgacatctttttttggtgttaattctagaaagtgttgtagatcttcatagaactggtccacttcagcctatTCTGCATAAGTGGTTGGGGAATAGACTTGggttactgtgatattgaatggtttgccttggatatggaccgagatcattctgtcatttttgagtttgtatcccattactgccttcctcaatctcttgttaactataaaggccacaccatttcttctacgggactcttggccacaataatagatgtagtgatcctctgagctAAAtccacccattcccgtccattttagtttgctgattcccaagatatcaatgttcagtcttgccatctcttgtttgactgcatccagcttaccttgattcatagatcttacgttccacgttccaatgcagtatggTTCTTTGCAGCATTGAACTGTTCTtttaccatcagacacatccacagctgagtgtcctttcggctttggcccagcctcttcactctttctgtggttacttggacttgccctccactctttcccagtagcatattgggctccttctgacctgaggggctcatcttccagtgccatatcttttagccttttgttactgtccatggggttttcttggcaaggatactggagtggtttgccatttccttctccagtggatcacattttttctgggttctcagctgtggcctgtccatcttgggtggcccagCATGGcacagcccacagcctcactgaaccgctcaagccctcttgccacataAAGGCAGCGATCCTTGAGAGGGATATGCAGTTATAGGTGTGACTAAAAGAAACAAAAGACTCGGGGGAGGGGAATTTATGCAACATAAGACAGGGTGTTTGTGGCAGAAACTAGAGGTATGATGTATGAGCTGTAATAATATATATTACAGCATGAATGCATGGGTGACTCAGAGAAGTTAAGGATCCAAAACTCCCACTTGGCCTCTCATTCAGTCACCCTCTGGCAACAATATCCCATTCAGGTATAAATGACTCCATCAATCTCTTTGTAGACAAATGTTCATTAGCAGCATTCTGAAAAATTCCACAAAAGCTGGATTTTATAATGTTATTTTGGTTGACAACAAACAAGGAAATTGCCATAAAGCAGCCAAGGAGACCTTCCTTGCGAAAATTGTCACCCTCACCTGATGCTGCCACCCCCACCACTGAAAGCAACCAGTTCCTGCAGAGCTCGAGGGGAAGAAGCAGGGCAGGACATATTTTGTCAAAGGTGGCAGGATTTATTAGTGTGAAAAAGCTAGAGAGACCAAGGCTGGAGCTGGAgataaaataaaaggggggggggggagccaagatACAACAGATGCAGTCTTTAAGCCACCGGCATTATACATTATAGACAGCAAGACTGGCTTGAAGATCAACCATGTTCTTAACCAAAATGCTACATTTTCTACAGAACCCTCCAGTGACCCAAGAGTGTTGTTATAATCTACTGCCTCCAGGCTATGTAAGACAGCTAATAAATCCACAGAGCTCCTGGAGAACAGCAGTTTTGCCAGTCAAGCCTCTTGTATTTTTTACAGCAGGTGAGGCAATCTGATGCAGTGGATAGCCTCTTGAGCTGGCACCTGAGACCTGGGCTCCAAACTCCAGCTCAGCCATGGACTCCGGTGGCCATGCTCACAGAACTGGCAGCAGTGATGCAACCTGCATGGAAATGAGCAGTTGCAGTGCAGCaaggcagcagaagcaggaaCTGCTGAGAGGAATGCCATCGTTGCATTGTCCCACTGGCtaagggaattttttttaatagGAATTTGAATGTAATAATCTTATTTGTTTGTtctacaaaatttatatcctgcctttctgccctcacaaatttatttatttatttttatttgattttatttatatcccgccctccccgccaaagcaggctcaaagGCCACCAAAGTGGATaacaaatgaaataataaatcgTAAAATCACCTCTTAAAACCTTTTTTTGAAAAACACCACATAAAGCAGGGCCTCAGAATATGGTCAAGTAtgttcataagggagtaggtgGTCCCAAATCATTCAGGTATGTTGAACCCAAACCatccagggctttaaaggtcaagccTAGCATCCTGAAACGTAGCTGGAAACAAAATGGGAATGAAATCatatggtccctacaacccaCTTCAGACAGCATCCTGGTGACAGCATTCttcaccaactgaagtttccaacaCTTCTCAAGGGCAGCCACATGTACAGAACATTGCAGTAatttaatctagatgtaaccagggcatgcacaACAGTAGTAAACTCTTTTCTGCCAAGGAAAGACCACAGTCTGCTAAACAGTCAAAGGAGATAAAAGACACTTCTAGACACAGCTGCTTATCCAGCGGTAGTATGGGCCCAAGAGCACTCCTAGACCTGTTGCTTCAAGGGGAGTACAACCACATGCAGAATAGGTGACTCCTTAAATCCCAGTtcagaccttctgctcaccagtagcacttccatcACTGGGATTAAGCAAGCCGTCTTCTAAGGGTGGTTTGCATGGCTTTTCCTCATATTATCATCACAACAGCCATGCAAAATAAGTGAGGCAATAAGACAATGACTGTCTCAAACTGGGCTTCATGGCTTAGTGGGGATTTGAAGTCTGCTCCCTTGGTCTTCAGCTTGAGAGTACagctctaagcagagttacgccCTTCTAAATCCATGTGTTTAGAAGGATGTAGCTTTAGATTGCACTATAAGGCTTTATCTACTGAGAACCATAGAACTTTTAAACTGAAGGTCACAGCTTTAAGGTAACTTAAACTGCAAACAAAGCTTAAAACCTTTGGCTTTTGGTCAGTCCTAGCTGTTTCTTGTCAAGAATTGTCCAGCCTTTGATGAGAAAAAATGTCTTGGTGGTACATCTCACAGGCTGCCATTTCTACAGCTATTGTAGTAAGTTACTTCATAGGACTGAAAAGCCAATTCTTTTTTAA includes these proteins:
- the TTC9 gene encoding tetratricopeptide repeat protein 9A, with product MERKSSAGAGKLNPSSRAAGDGHCALGGGGGNQAAGAAEPDELIRRALDFKSQGAQCYKEKKCREAIGKYHRALLELKGLLLAQEERRDEAPSAASASSAARLTDEQRRLLESIEVDCYNSLAACLLQAELVNYERVKEYCLKVLKKEGENFKALYRSGVAFYHLGDYNKALYYLKEARSRQPADTNVVRYIQLTEMKLSRCSQKEKEAL